The Candidatus Koribacter versatilis Ellin345 genome has a segment encoding these proteins:
- a CDS encoding amidohydrolase family protein, whose translation MRILVTFAVMVLCATGFAQEPDAEIAHHIESIKAIDNHSHVIAADPADKGFDQLRCEMLPDSGIGAASQRYPNPDWMNAIHALYGFTPKDGSDAEMKRVDDARAAEMQHHGDQRWVLDKAGIGTVLANRLDLTPEMKAPRVLWVPYEDALLFPLNNTGEKSVNPDRKALFEMAEHLQTHYLELAGLKKLPPTLDQYVKQVLVPTLERQRKGGAVALKFEAAYLRALDFEPVLPYQAQQVYAKHVNGSIAQPADYKLLQDYLFKQIALEAGKLGMAVHIHTGSGCGAFFNDPGADAVLLSPMLNDPDLRKTNFVLLHGNWTQERKVIGLILKPNVYVDTSLIEYFLTPREYAEILKSWLEQMPERVLFGTDASPGGPGQNWPETTLWGAAKFRRSLAIALTEMVREGSIDKQRAKEIADLVLRENAAKLYAVK comes from the coding sequence ATGCGCATCCTTGTGACGTTTGCCGTGATGGTGTTGTGCGCTACGGGTTTCGCTCAGGAACCCGACGCCGAAATTGCGCACCACATCGAATCCATCAAGGCGATCGACAACCATTCGCACGTGATCGCCGCCGATCCCGCCGACAAAGGTTTCGACCAATTGCGTTGTGAGATGCTGCCCGACAGCGGCATTGGCGCCGCCAGCCAGCGCTATCCCAACCCTGACTGGATGAACGCCATCCACGCGCTCTACGGATTCACCCCGAAAGACGGCAGCGACGCCGAAATGAAGCGCGTAGACGATGCCCGCGCCGCCGAGATGCAACACCACGGCGACCAGCGGTGGGTGCTCGACAAAGCCGGCATCGGCACGGTCCTCGCCAATCGTCTCGATCTCACGCCCGAGATGAAAGCCCCGCGCGTGCTCTGGGTCCCGTATGAGGATGCGCTGCTTTTCCCGCTGAACAATACGGGCGAGAAGTCGGTGAACCCCGATCGCAAAGCGTTGTTTGAAATGGCCGAGCACCTGCAAACCCACTACCTAGAACTAGCGGGCCTGAAGAAGCTCCCGCCAACGCTCGATCAATACGTGAAGCAGGTCCTGGTTCCGACGCTCGAGCGTCAGAGAAAAGGTGGCGCCGTTGCGTTGAAATTTGAAGCCGCGTATCTCCGCGCGCTCGACTTTGAGCCAGTGCTGCCGTACCAGGCCCAACAGGTGTACGCGAAGCACGTCAACGGTTCTATCGCGCAACCCGCGGATTACAAACTGCTTCAGGACTACCTCTTCAAGCAGATTGCGCTCGAAGCTGGGAAACTCGGAATGGCGGTCCACATCCACACCGGTAGCGGTTGCGGCGCCTTCTTCAACGATCCCGGAGCTGACGCGGTTCTGCTCTCGCCCATGCTCAACGATCCCGACCTGCGCAAAACAAACTTCGTCCTGCTGCACGGCAATTGGACGCAGGAACGCAAAGTCATCGGCCTCATCCTCAAGCCGAATGTCTACGTGGATACGTCGCTGATCGAGTACTTCCTCACGCCGCGCGAATACGCAGAGATCCTGAAGTCGTGGCTCGAACAAATGCCCGAGCGCGTCCTCTTCGGTACCGACGCCTCGCCCGGCGGCCCCGGCCAGAACTGGCCCGAAACCACACTATGGGGCGCGGCAAAGTTCCGCCGCTCGCTGGCAATCGCTCTGACTGAGATGGTGCGAGAGGGAAGTATCGACAAGCAACGCGCGAAGGAGATTGCGGACCTCGTGCTGCGCGAAAACGCTGCCAAGCTCTACGCCGTGAAGTAA
- a CDS encoding type II toxin-antitoxin system VapB family antitoxin, which yields MRTNIEIDDHLMQEAMRSSGAKTKKAAVEAGLRLLVQVKAQSSIRELRGKVKWDGDLKSMRRSRVREEASA from the coding sequence ATGCGAACGAACATCGAGATTGACGACCATTTGATGCAGGAGGCGATGCGCAGCAGTGGAGCGAAGACGAAGAAGGCAGCGGTCGAGGCGGGGCTTCGATTGCTCGTGCAGGTAAAGGCGCAGTCTTCTATCCGCGAGTTACGAGGCAAGGTGAAATGGGATGGAGACCTTAAATCAATGCGACGTAGCCGCGTTCGAGAAGAAGCCTCTGCATGA
- a CDS encoding type II toxin-antitoxin system VapC family toxin codes for MIVVDSTVWIDYFRAVPNPHTNWLDRESARQPLAITDLILCEVLQVIRDDVMYRRVQRDLCRFTVFDSGGATLATKAAANYRLLRSKGFTIRSTIDSLIATFCLSTGYSLIHRDRDFDCFERVLGLQVVHP; via the coding sequence ATGATTGTCGTGGATAGTACGGTTTGGATTGACTATTTCAGGGCCGTCCCAAATCCCCACACAAATTGGCTTGACCGAGAGTCGGCTCGCCAGCCGCTCGCGATTACGGACTTGATTCTCTGCGAGGTACTGCAGGTTATACGAGACGATGTAATGTATCGACGAGTCCAGCGGGATCTTTGCCGATTTACCGTATTCGATTCCGGCGGGGCGACCCTTGCGACAAAAGCGGCCGCGAACTACCGGTTGCTGCGATCGAAGGGTTTCACCATACGATCCACAATTGACTCTCTCATCGCAACGTTTTGCCTCTCAACCGGGTACAGCCTGATCCATCGCGATCGCGATTTTGATTGTTTCGAGCGAGTACTGGGGTTGCAGGTAGTGCATCCGTAA
- a CDS encoding NAD(P)/FAD-dependent oxidoreductase, whose protein sequence is MAKQAIIIGAGPAGLTAAYELLTRTDIVPIVIEKSPYIGGISRTANYKGNRMDIGGHRFFSKSDRVMEWWFQHMPIEAGHEELSLTYQNQQRQVRGDGPRPDPEQTDEVMLVRQRRSRIYFLRRFFDYPIKLTGDTLGKLGLKRSAKIGVSYVGTRLRPIKDEKNLEQFFINRFGRELYGTFFKSYTEKVWGVPCDKISAEWGAQRIKGLSITKAIGHFLRQTFSSKTSLAQKETETSLIEQFLYPKLGPGQMWELVAEKVKSLGGTIVMDADVIRLHTEGARVVGVAVQDGEGYLQEFKGDYFFSTMPVQELVKKLDCPVPPNVRQVSDGLQYRDFITVGLLVDKLRVTDRNGKMIDDNWIYVQEPDVTVGRLQIFNNWSPYLVQDRTKTWIGAEYFCYEGDELWKKSDEEMLKYCASELERIGIVDARAVLDGTVIHVPKTYPAYFGSYDRFHEIREWIDRFDNLFLVGRNGMHKYNNQDHSMLTAMTAVDNIITGRKDKENIWAVNTEMEYHESKK, encoded by the coding sequence ATGGCGAAACAGGCAATCATCATAGGCGCGGGACCGGCGGGGCTTACGGCCGCGTACGAACTGCTGACGCGCACCGACATCGTACCGATCGTGATTGAGAAGAGCCCGTACATTGGGGGTATTTCGCGCACCGCGAATTACAAGGGCAACCGCATGGACATCGGCGGGCACCGCTTTTTCTCCAAGAGCGACCGCGTGATGGAGTGGTGGTTTCAGCACATGCCCATCGAGGCGGGACACGAAGAACTCAGTCTCACCTATCAGAACCAGCAGCGCCAGGTGCGCGGCGACGGCCCACGACCTGATCCTGAGCAGACCGACGAAGTGATGCTGGTGCGTCAACGGCGCTCGCGCATTTATTTCCTGCGCCGGTTTTTCGACTACCCCATCAAGCTCACCGGCGACACGCTGGGCAAGCTCGGCCTGAAGCGTAGCGCGAAAATCGGGGTGAGCTACGTCGGCACGCGGCTGCGTCCGATTAAGGACGAGAAGAACCTCGAACAGTTCTTCATCAACCGCTTTGGCCGCGAGTTGTACGGGACCTTCTTCAAGTCGTACACGGAAAAAGTTTGGGGCGTCCCCTGCGACAAGATCAGCGCCGAATGGGGCGCACAACGCATCAAGGGCCTTTCGATCACAAAAGCGATTGGGCATTTCCTGCGGCAGACTTTTAGTTCGAAAACGAGCCTGGCACAGAAAGAAACCGAGACCTCGCTGATCGAGCAATTCCTCTATCCGAAGCTCGGCCCCGGACAGATGTGGGAACTGGTGGCGGAGAAGGTAAAGAGCCTCGGCGGAACAATCGTGATGGACGCCGACGTGATCCGGCTGCACACCGAAGGCGCGCGGGTTGTAGGTGTGGCAGTGCAGGACGGAGAAGGATACTTGCAGGAATTTAAGGGCGATTATTTCTTCTCGACCATGCCGGTGCAGGAACTGGTCAAGAAACTCGATTGCCCGGTGCCGCCGAATGTTCGGCAGGTGAGCGATGGCCTACAGTATCGCGACTTCATCACGGTTGGGCTGCTCGTCGACAAACTGCGCGTGACCGATCGCAACGGCAAAATGATCGACGATAACTGGATTTATGTGCAGGAGCCCGACGTGACCGTGGGACGCTTGCAGATCTTCAACAACTGGAGCCCGTACCTGGTGCAGGACCGCACGAAGACGTGGATTGGCGCGGAATATTTCTGCTACGAGGGCGATGAGCTCTGGAAGAAATCCGACGAGGAGATGCTGAAGTACTGCGCCTCGGAACTGGAGCGGATCGGCATCGTCGATGCCCGCGCGGTGCTGGATGGCACCGTGATCCACGTGCCGAAGACCTACCCTGCGTATTTCGGCAGCTACGACCGCTTCCACGAGATCCGCGAATGGATCGATCGCTTCGACAATCTCTTCCTGGTGGGCCGCAACGGCATGCACAAGTACAACAACCAGGACCACTCCATGCTGACCGCGATGACCGCGGTGGACAACATCATCACCGGTCGCAAGGACAAAGAGAACATCTGGGCGGTGAATACCGAGATGGAGTACCACGAGAGCAAGAAGTAG
- a CDS encoding ferredoxin--NADP reductase produces MAETHPIMAARVTRSILLSEKTKHIEFEFLDRPKFDFIAGQFVSVREPKADGKFITRAYSIASDPRDDNTLDLCLNRVENGFMSNYLCDREVGDEVRMHGPHGHFVLHEELKDTIFISTGTGVAPFRSMGRWLFQHPERYKGREFWMIYGTRYADDIYYRDEFEQMEREHPNFHYVCTLSRGGDAWTGRKGYVQDHLREILKAHDGGKDMQVYICGLNEMVSGVRDVLKDEFGWDKKQINFERYD; encoded by the coding sequence TTGGCTGAGACTCACCCGATTATGGCGGCGCGCGTTACGCGCTCAATCCTGCTTTCAGAGAAAACCAAACATATTGAATTTGAATTTCTCGATCGGCCGAAATTCGATTTCATCGCCGGGCAATTTGTCTCTGTCCGCGAGCCGAAGGCCGACGGCAAGTTCATTACTCGCGCCTATTCCATCGCCTCCGACCCGCGCGACGACAATACCCTCGACCTTTGCCTGAACCGGGTGGAGAACGGGTTCATGTCGAACTATCTGTGCGACCGCGAAGTTGGCGACGAAGTGCGCATGCATGGGCCGCACGGGCATTTCGTCCTGCATGAAGAATTGAAGGACACAATTTTCATCTCCACGGGCACGGGCGTTGCGCCGTTCCGCAGCATGGGACGTTGGCTCTTCCAGCACCCCGAACGCTACAAAGGGCGCGAGTTCTGGATGATCTACGGCACTCGCTACGCCGACGACATCTACTATCGCGACGAATTTGAGCAGATGGAACGCGAACACCCGAACTTCCACTACGTATGCACGCTCAGCCGTGGCGGCGACGCGTGGACAGGTCGCAAGGGCTACGTGCAGGACCATTTGCGCGAGATCCTGAAGGCGCACGACGGCGGCAAGGACATGCAGGTGTATATCTGCGGTCTGAATGAGATGGTGAGCGGTGTTCGCGACGTTCTGAAAGACGAGTTCGGGTGGGACAAGAAGCAGATCAATTTTGAGCGGTACGATTGA
- a CDS encoding type II toxin-antitoxin system VapC family toxin, with translation MKLLLDSHLLIWATSDAKRISLAGRKLINDPANELYFSAASIWELAIKSSLKHPSITFDVASLRRTLLANEYNELPVTADHGLEVAALPRIHKDPFDRLLVAQARVEGMTLVTVDRELAKYPASINPV, from the coding sequence ATGAAGCTTCTCCTCGACAGTCATCTGCTTATCTGGGCAACGAGCGATGCTAAACGGATCTCGCTTGCGGGCCGGAAGCTTATCAACGATCCGGCCAACGAGCTATATTTCAGTGCGGCGAGCATTTGGGAGCTTGCGATCAAGAGTAGTCTTAAGCACCCAAGCATCACGTTTGATGTCGCCTCATTGCGGCGGACCCTGCTTGCCAACGAGTACAACGAGCTGCCGGTGACCGCGGATCATGGGCTCGAAGTTGCGGCCCTGCCGAGAATTCACAAGGACCCGTTTGATCGGTTGCTCGTGGCGCAGGCACGGGTCGAGGGAATGACACTCGTCACAGTCGATCGTGAGTTGGCGAAGTATCCCGCTTCTATCAACCCGGTGTAA
- a CDS encoding type II toxin-antitoxin system Phd/YefM family antitoxin produces the protein MKKINIHEAKTHLSRLVDEAAKGKPFIIAKAGKPMVKVVAINEAAPKKVKRLNAMPGVFTIPDDFDTRHQEEIEKMFYGEDE, from the coding sequence ATGAAAAAGATAAACATTCACGAAGCCAAGACCCATCTCTCACGCCTGGTGGACGAGGCGGCGAAGGGAAAACCGTTCATCATAGCGAAGGCGGGCAAGCCGATGGTGAAGGTAGTGGCCATCAATGAGGCTGCGCCTAAGAAGGTAAAGCGCCTGAACGCAATGCCGGGAGTATTCACGATTCCCGACGATTTCGACACTCGCCACCAGGAGGAGATCGAGAAGATGTTCTACGGCGAGGACGAATGA